The DNA region CGGTTCCTGGTAGGCCCCTCATTATGCACCTTACAGTGCTCGATGAATCTATGGGTTGCGTCTTGGGTAAACATGATGGCACAGGCAAGAAGGAACATGTTATCTACTATctcagcaagaaattcactgaatgTGAGACCCGATACTCActtttggagaaaacttgttgtgctttgacttgggttgctcgacgcctgagacaatatatgatttgGCATACCACTTTActgatatccaagatggatccaataaagtatatcttcgAAAAGCCTGTTGTTACTGGTAGAATTGCCCGGTGGAAAATGTTGTTAACCAAGTATGATATTCAGTATGTAACCCAGAAAGCAATAAAAGGGAGTATTATATCTGACTACCCTTCTCACCTACCTGTCAAAGGTTACCGACcgttgaggtttgactttccGGACGAAGACATTATGTTTATCAGAGATTTCACAATGTCAGGCTTCGACGCAGGCCCTGAGGAAGGCCCCGAACCAGGATCGCGATGGACACTCGTGTTCGACGGTGCTTCCAATGCTCGACGCCATGGCATATGTGTTGTTATCACTTCTCCAACCGGTTTCCACCTTCCGTTTACCGCTAGATTATGTTTTGACTGCACCAACAACATGGCggaatatgaagcatgtatctacGATTTAGAGGCGGCAATCGACTTAAGGATCAAAATTCTTGAGGTATACGGTGATTCGGCTCTGGTAATCAGTCAGGTTAAAGGTGATTGGGAGACTAGGGATAGCAAGTTGATACCCTACAAAGAGCATATCAGAAAAATGATACCCTACTTTGATGAAATCTCTTTTCACCATATTTCTAGGGAAGAAAATCAGTTAGCAGATGCTCTAGCCACGTTGgcatctatgttcaaagtcaaatggaagaatgaagcaccatcCATCCATATTGATCACTTAGATGAACCAACACATTGTCTAGCAATTGAGGTCGATCCtgatgataagccttggttcCATGACATAAAGACATGTCTGGAAAAACAGCAATATCCCGAGGGTATATCCATCACTGATAAGAAAGCTTTGAGAAGACTCTCTTCCAAGTTCTTCCTAAACGGTGATGTGTTATACAAGCGGAATTATGATTCTGTattgctcagatgcgtggatagacacgaagctagTACGATCATAAAATCCATACATGAAGGCTGCGAGGGTGTACATGCAAAGGGTCTTGCTATGGCCAAGGAGATCCTTCGGGTTGGGTATTACTGGACGACAATAGAGGTTGATTGTTACAACTTTGTTAAAAGATGTCACAAATGCCAGATATATGGTGACAAGATCTTTGTAACACCAACTCCGTTGAATGTTCTGACTTCTCCATGGcctttttctatgtggggcatcgatatgattgggatgatagatCCCAAAGCTTCCAATGGGAATTGATTCATCCTAGTCGCCATCGattacttcacgaaatgggtcgaagccgcttcatatgctaatgtcactcgacaagtggttacccggtttaTCTAGAAAGAGATAATCTGTCGCTATGGGATACCTAGaaagatcatcactgacaatgccagtaacctcaacaacaatatgatgaaggagttatgcgaagaatttaagatcgagcaccacaactcttcaTCGTACCGGCCCAAGATGAACGGTGTCGTAGAAGCATCTAATAAGAATATAAAGATAATCATTCATAAAATGGTCAAgacatacaaagactggcataagatgttaccctttgctctgcATGGTTACAGAACCTCAGTCCGCACATCCACTGGGGCAACTCCGTACTCgttggtgtatgggatggaggTTGTCTTACCGACTGAAGTCGAGATCCCTTCACTCAGAGTCATCATGGAGGTTGACCTcgatgaagctgaatgggttcaattatagtatgaccagctgaatctgaTCGAAGAAAAGCGTTTGACGGCCGTCTGTCATGGTCAGCTATACCAAAGACGTCTCAAACgagcttttgacaagaaggttctTCCTTGTGAGTACCGCGCCGGAGAACTCATGCTCAAAAGGTATTTTTCCATTCACTCAGACCCAcgaggcaaatggactcccaactatgagggACCTTTCATCATTAAGAAGGCCTTTTCAGATGGGTATCTAatcctcacaacaatggatggggaagacTTGCCCTCGCCagtgaatgcagacatagtcaaaaaatattatgcctaaaaagaaatgataAAAGCCCGCTAGATTACTCTCCGCAAGATTGATCTAGgaaaaaatggctatcccgatggaCCAGAAAGTGaattgtccatgcaaaagttagggaacaAATATAAggctcgctaagtcgaaaacccgaaagggcggcttaggcaaaaaaggagcaTCCCGGTGGATGAAAAGAATCAAAAtgtccaggaaaaagttagggataaaggcattgacTATGGTCCTTGAGCCCATTACGCTACAAGCTAAATATCAGATGGTCGATGACCGATCCAATCACCGTCAGCCGAAGCAAGGTCTCGGAATTCAGATTCTACAAGTATACTAAGGCCAATGTTGTAATCAATAGAAGAAAATATATACAAAgtatttcccattgccatttcatttatttttcaatttttgcaacACCCTAATGAAGGGTGTATGCATCTTTGTATACATCGTTATGTATAATTTCATATCAATAAAATCCAGTTTATTCCATCAAATGTCCTCCTCCTGTGTTTTGTATGCTAAATGATTGATTTTATCTTACTCACATAATGCTTTAAAATTTAGGAGAATAATAAAAAGCTACACCAAAAAGAAACATTTTGCATTACTGTTAATACCCGATAAACTTGAAAGATGACTGGTGTCTTAAAAATGGTTTTACTTGAACACCTGTGACATCCAATCAGCTGGGATACCGTGTTGGTTCTAGCATTTAAGTGTTCCTCAACAGATAGACGATTCCCTAACAACAGTGTTGGCATCACCTGGATTCCTCAACGATCATCTTCCAATCTTCGATGACGAGTCAGAGTTCCCATCATAATAAAGACTCATATCCTCGTAAATCACAAATAAATAAACAAACATTCATCATAAAAGAAAATCATACATCATGCACTACATATATCCACTCCCTGTCGTGATACCTTATGTAAACATCAAAAGTCTGGGATGACTTCAACCACCTGTTCAAGCAAATTTTGGATATGGCAGTATTTAATCCCCTTCCACCTCAAATGCATGAAAAGCTCTCGCAATTATTGTATTCTGGTCCAAGAAGATTAGATAGGGGCaactgttgtaccccaaaattttccctccccttttcatAATTATTCATCCAACCACTTGTCTAGGGATCACCTACATAAATTTATaattcattcatatgcatcattccTTCACTAATAAATCACCATGGATTCAAAACCTTGGGCTTGTGAAGCTAAGGTTTGTATGGATATCAGGTCTCAAAAGCATGGTCTGACTATATCATCAAGCAtaggggatgtgaaaccctaattgtgaTGGTAGAGGCTTGGATTCAACAAGGATTTGCCCAGGGCAATCCTCTAGGGTATTTAAAGCCCTAATTCTCTCAAGATATGATGATGGGGTCCCATAGAGCTTCCCTAGGCCTTGTGTTGGCCTTCAAAACCCTAATGCAGGCTCACACACTAGAAGACTGGTGGGTGGAGAATATGGCTTGATTCAAGAGACTTGCTTGAGGGGTAAGCCTTAGGGAAAACCTAATCAAGGAAATGATGAATCTGATAGACTTGGTGGCTTGACTTTGCATCCATGACACCCAATTTTCACCTATTGTCAATATACTTGGTCTAATCCATCTTGGCCTCAATGCCCTATTGTTGTCCAGTGGATTGTGGGTGCATCTATGGCcttggtcatccaaacaaccaaaCCTCTTGTGTCACAAGCTAATTGCAAATCATGGCCATTGATTCATGGATGTTTCATTCAAACCCTAATCTTATGCCCTCAATTCATAACTTTGTTCATAAACCATGTTAATTACCAGTCAAGTCATGTTCTTTTCAATGTCAAGCATTCAAGTCATAAAATGAACCAATTGGAAAACCAATTCCAAACCATTTGTCAATCCATTTCTCACCATTCTAAACCATCACATTTGATTTTACATGAAAAGTTACAAGTCTTGATaattttgaccaattgttgactttggtcaatagttgactttttttgtcaactttgaccaaagtcaacccaaactCCCTAAACCCTAAAATCACCTATAATCATCAATTCAATGTCCTtttacaagaaaaatacaaagaaaaatgaatttggaccatttgttgactttggtcaacaattgactttttggtcaactttgaccaaacTCAACTCTCACATGCTCTTAATCATCCAAACTTGACCTAGCCTTTTGCTTTGATGTGTCACCCAATATTCATGCTTGGTCGTACTTTCTCTTGATTGCTTCATTTCCAAGTAAATGATAATGTGTACAACATGCTTATTTTGACATTTTGACTCACTAACCCTTGGCCTTAGTCTGCCCCAAATCAACTCCAAAGAGCTCTAACACAGCACAACATTATCCCTTGCTTACCATTCATTGCTCTAGCCAAATACAATAGGACAAGCCAAGGAAGTGCATGATTTCACTATTGGAGAATCCATGGTACAACAGTTCTGACCCTGCTGCTGCATCAAGCCAGTCAACATTTTGCAACACACCATTACCTTGCTTTGTTGCCACTGAACAAGGTCATGAGGGACTTGCAAAGGACCCTGCAATGGACATTAGCACCAAGCCTCATCAAGCATAAGATGAGTTAAAACCTGAGTAACAACATGCTGCATAAATATACCAATGAGCCTATGAACCTGCTCACCTATTACCAAAATGGCCATCAAAGTCTTGGTCCTGTATAGCACCACATCATGTTGCCATTAATCCAAATGAGACCATACCAAGGCAGTGGGTTTGCAAGACTTTTCACCATGTTGAGCATCCATTGCATTTGCCATAAAATCTGCAGACAACCAAGTCATAACCATACAGGGCTGCAAGACCATGATGCATGAATTTGGAAGTGAGGTGAAATTGGCAATACATTGGTCCTGCATCCTGCAACAAGCAAGGCAGGAACATCACCAACCATTAAACCAACATGGGCTTTACACAATCAACCAAGCATACAACCAACTTACTGCATTAGTCCTTGGACCAAAGCCAAAACCAGCCTGCTGCAATGGTCCTTCTTGACCTGTACCAATCCATAACACCTAAACCTGATATGGCCCTTACTGGTCATGGCAGTAGAAGCAAGACAGGACCTGAAAGCCATAAATGTGGTCTCAACATGAACTCACAAGCATCACCCTGTACATCCAGAACATAACCACATCAATACCAAGTTAATCTATTTCCAGCTCAAGCACACTGGTTGTTACTTTACAGTTCAATAAAATATTAGAATTAGCAACTTACCACGGGCTGAACTGGAAGGAGGATTCAACATAATTCACCCATATGCATTGCAAGGCCAAGTGTGAACCTAAAACAGTAGTGCTTTTTCACAACAGTGAAATACACACCTCAAAGCAAAACCCTGTTCCAAGCCTGCATCAAAATGCTACCACTGTCAGTTATAGCTAAACCCAAATTTGAACTTGATTTGCCACTGAATGGTAAGAATAGACAGGTACCAATGCAAAGCCAATTCAAGTATGCTGAAACAAAACCAATGAGGGCAAGTGAATGAATATAAGCAGTGGGATTAAACATGTGAGGCATTGAATCAAATCATAATCAAAAATAACACTCACCTGTTCATCCAGTCAAGGATCAAAATGCAAGGCCAAAGCCACTTAAAAGCTCAACCTGTAACATGTTCAACGGGTCATTAACCCAATTCCAAATGATTGCAATTTAACCACAACCTACAATAGCCAGTTTCAAGTGTCAAAGTCATTCATACATGAACCAACATAAACTAACTATACTAACTGAGTTTCCTTTTCCTAACTAACTGAGTTTTCAGTTAACTCAGTGAGTCAACACCAACTAATT from Lathyrus oleraceus cultivar Zhongwan6 chromosome 1, CAAS_Psat_ZW6_1.0, whole genome shotgun sequence includes:
- the LOC127115316 gene encoding uncharacterized protein LOC127115316, producing the protein MDPIKYIFEKPVVTGRIARWKMLLTKYDIQYVTQKAIKGSIISDYPSHLPVKGYRPLRFDFPDEDIMFIRDFTMSGFDAGPEEGPEPGSRWTLVFDGASNARRHGICVVITSPTGFHLPFTARLCFDCTNNMAEYEACIYDLEAAIDLRIKILEVYGDSALVISQVKGDWETRDSKLIPYKEHIRKMIPYFDEISFHHISREENQLADALATLASMFKVKWKNEAPSIHIDHLDEPTHCLAIEVDPDDKPWFHDIKTCLEKQQYPEGISITDKKALRRLSSKFFLNGDVLYKRNYDSVLLRCVDRHEASTIIKSIHEGCEGVHAKGLAMAKEILRVGYYWTTIEVDCYNFVKRCHKCQIYGDKIFVTPTPLNVLTSPWPFSMWGIDMIGMIDPKASNGN